The genomic stretch ggggaaaaaaaaaaatctctccaatCTAAAGAGCCCCATTGGCAAGTTCCAAGCTGAGGACCTGAGAGACTCCGGTGCCCTCCTGTCTGTGGCTCTGGCAAGCCATGCCCTTTGCTGTGCTCTCAAGGTCCTCTATTCACAAAGAAGCAATAATTTTCCAGCCACTCCCTGCTCTGTCCAGGGCAGCTGGCCTGCCAGTTCTCAGGGTACTGCAGAAGGCCAGTCATATCTGCTTCAGATAGGCACTAAGGGGACCCCATAATTCCATGGGCCCTGCTCCACTCTGAAGTGAAGAGGGTCACATACCCTCTGTCCCCCACATCTGGGACCAGCAGCTGCCTCCTTAATCTGTACTAAGTACCCCCATTCTGAAGCAGCCTGCCCTTTCCCCTTCTGCCCCTTAACTTCCTACAGTGTAGTTTAGACATCCCTTTTAAAAGGTGTATGCAGGCTAGGGTATAGCTCAGAGGTACAGCTCCTGCCCTAGTGTGCACAAGCACCTGAGAGGGGATAAAACAGCTTCAGTTGGCTTCTATTCCAGAAGTTCGAGGGAGTCCTGGGGTCAGGTAAGTAGCTTCAGGGTCACCCTGGGTTTTGTTTAGCGTTTCTTTGGggaaaacaaacccaagaaacaGTTTTAGCATAGTTGGTTCAGCACAGCAGAGGTGCCAGACCCTGACCACTGACTGGCACAGGGCCTCTATCCTGGACTTCTCTGGCTCACTCCCTCTGCCTGCTCTGAGCTACTCACGCATCCCTTCATGTGCCTGAGAGAGACCACTTTCCTTCTCCCGCAAGTCCCTCCCAGATGCACTACTTCTAAAGGTCTCTCTGGCCTTTCTGGATTCTgggctctcctctccttctctgagaaagACAGCTGAAGGATAATTCGAACATGCTTGACGCTCCATCCTGAGCTGCTCCCATCTGTCTCTAGTGAAATCATCCACTTCCCATGTTCtgggtcctgtgtgtgtgtgtgtgtgtgtgtctgtgaatgtataCGTGTGCGAGTGTGGTGTCTCTTAGATTGTGAGCCCTTGGGCAGAGTTTCCTGTCTGAATAGACGTTCTGTGTGGCACGCCTGGCTGTGGTAATAAATGTCCATCTTCAGAATCAGTGCCCTGATGTCTTGAGGAGCTTTGGGAGAGGTTTAAGAAAGcatggaaggaggggaggggcctCTGGGGAAGGTCTCCTGTTCCtactcatcccattcctccctttATCAAACCCTTTGGGTAGACAATTACAAAGCTAGGAAAGGATCCTGCTAACATCCCAGACTCGGAGGCCCTGCCTGCCAATCAAAAGGTCAGCTGGTCTGGAGGCTTGGGACTCAGTCCAGAGACTTGAGAATCAGAGGGGAGGAGACAGACTATAATTCTCATCCAGCTTACTTGCCAATTTGCCAGCCATCATAGTGGAAACTGAGCACTGGGCTAGGAGTCCACAAATAGGCCAATAGACAGGTCCCAGACTCTCCTCAACCTGTTTCTTGTCCTACCATGTCCTCTTCCCACCACTCATGTTCCCTTGGCCTTTTCTCCTGCTCTGAATGCCAGCTCCTTCAGCCTCTGTCCCTAGAGCTCTCCTGTCCTACTCACACGTGTCCCACCTCTGACTGCCCCTGACCACAAATGAGGCTGTGGTTACAAGTGTCACacagctcttccttctcttcaggGACCTAGCCAAGACCTTATAGGGTGGCAGTGATAATGGGATCCCTCACACCTCACATCTTCATCACCAAGGGGAGCTGGGTCAGGGGAACTGGCAATAGACTCTCCTTTCCCAAGTGCCCTCATTTCCTCAGAGAGATCTATACCAGGGCATCAGGCAGCTGCATGAACTCTAACCAGACTAACTTTCCGGAAGAAACTGGATCTGCTTCTGACAGCCTCGGGAGCTCTTCCTTGGATGGCAAATAGCCATAGCCATGCGTGCTACGCTGGATAAAGAAAattaggccgggcagtggtggtgtacgcctttaatcccagcacttgggaggcagaggcaggcagatttctgggttcgaggccatcctggtctacaaagtgagttccaggacagccagggctatacagagaaaccctgtctcgaaaaacacaacaaaacaaacaaagaaaggaagaaaaaaaggaaggaaggaaggaaggaaggaaggaaggaaggaaggaaggaaggaaggaaggaaggaaggaagaaaataaggggGGGCAAGGGACTTGAACATGAACACCTCAGGATGATGCAGGAGAGAGTCCACTGTAGGGCATTGCTCAGACCATCTGGCCTTGGGTGAGTCAGGACAGGGGAGCAGAAACATCAGAAAGGAAACTTGAGCTGTAGCTGCACAGGAAAGAATGGTGGATAAGACGGTGGGTGGAGTCTTGGGCTGGAGCATCAGACTTAAAAATCCAACTTGTCCACTCCAAATGGAGAAACTAAGGCCCAGATATCCAAGACTTCATCAGGGTCATTCATCCAATTGCAGAACCAGGAGCAGAACCAGGAGCAAGGACAGACCTGGTCTATGGTGGTTACCCCTGTACCTGACAACTTCTGGAGCCAAAGGTCATCCCTGGTGGGCTGCAGCTCTCAACCTACCTGATAACCTCACCTCTCAAATCCTTACCCCCACGTAAGGGAGGCTCCTGAGAGCCCCAGAGCCCCAGAAGGAGCcttaacaaaaacaaagcctACGGTTGGGCCCCACGTTAATCTTACTCCCCACCTTTCATTCTGTCTGCCTGTTTAGTCTTATCTCACTCTAGATCTATATCCAGCCTCCTCCTTACCCAGAGCCCAGCCCAATGTACTAGCCCAGCTACTGGGTTGAGCCTGACCTTTTGACTCCATATATGACATCAGTtcttgttgccatggtgatgggGGGGGCaaaactgaaggaactgaggctGAGAAAGGCAAAGGAGAATAGGGCAAGTACAGTCAGAGTGGGAGGGGCCAGTACTGTCGAGCAAATAGAGGAAGGGTAGCCCAGCTGGTGGGAGATCCAAGAATTAGATCCCAAGAACCAAGCTGCAGATGACCCCTACAGCACAACCAAGGGTAGGGTGAGCCAGAACATGAGGACATCCGAAGATGCCAGGTGACCAGCTTCAGGGAGCAATGCTATTTCCTTCTGCAACGGGCTCTTGTTCCCCAGACAAGAAGGACAGACACAACAGCTGGCCAGGGTCATCCTGACACAGAGTTGGGGCACTTGGGTGGGGGAGGTGCACCCACAGCGGTGGAACTTGGTGCTCCCgggtttataaataaatagacatgTGGGAAACACACATTCTTTctccaagaaataaaatttatgtttacaaggtttttttcttcttcctaaagaAAACACTACCTTCTGGGGCTCCAGCCCCTGACTGTCCCTGAGTGTCCTCTGGCCCTCACCTCCTATTATTGCTTGGATCTGGCCCTGGGAATAGCAGAGCTtgtcttctcagcccttcagAGGCTGTCCCTGGTGACGGAGTAGAGGCACATGGTGCCTGTCCAGTGCCCCATGCCGTGCCAGCCACCCTGGCTGTGCCCATGTAAGGAAATGGAGAGTACAGGCAGTACAGAGGCCCTGAGCAACCTCCTAGAGTGCAGAGCCCCTCTCTCTTGGGGCAGGAGGCCCTAGAGGCACAGTGGCATCTTCTCACACTTGATAACTGAGGGCACAGGCTGCAGGAGAGGGAAGATCTCTCTTTGCCCGGCAATAGTGCAGCACAGGCTGAGAGAAAAGATCCGGAGGAAAGATGGGTGGAGACCCTTCTCTTCTGTGTACCATACATACAACTATCAGGGGAGACCTGGTGGAGAACTGGGGCCCCCGTCTATGTCTACTTCTGTCTTGGACATAGTTCCTATGCCCTGCCTCTGGCCAGAACTCCCCcggccccacccccaacacacacacacacacacacacacacacacacacacacacacacacacggagagttTGCCCCATACAGTCTCCTAGGGTAGGCCTAGGCAATCCAAACCCCAGGTGAAAGTTATAGATGCCCTGACATCTATAACTAGGGATAGATGTAGGGATGATTCTATGGATAAGTGGTGACCCTGGTTCCAGGTGAGAACCGGTTCATCTGTCGTACCATCAGTGGCTCTATCCCAGACTTCTTGGTCTGAAAACTGCCCAGAGGTCAGCCCAGGGACTCTTTCTTACTGCCTAGTACTGTCTGAAGATGGCCTCAGGACTGCCTGTGCCAGGCAGCTCACTCAATGATGCTCCTTCACTGCCCCAAGAAAGAGGCCCAGCAACACCGTATATCCAAACAGCCACAGCCTCGCAGAGTCCCTTCTTCCGGAGTAGCCAAGCCCATCACTCAGGGAAGAGGCTCAGGTGCCCAATCCTGGAGGAGCTTCCAAGGCTCGGAGGCTGTCCCTGGCGGGCCCCAGGGCCCTGGGTCCTGCGCCTCCTATGAGTaggtcttcttcctcctcatcctcaaaAGCCCGGGTTGGACGCCGGGCTGGCGGTCGCGGAATGGGTTCGTCGCGCTCAGCCATGCGCTCGACGGCTCCCTCGCCCACTAGGAAAACGGTGTCTGCCACCCGGGGGGGTCCAGTGACTGGGTTGTGGTCGTAGGAGAAAACTCGGAGCGCACGCAGCGGGTGCAGGTCGGGGAAGCCGCCCAGGCGGTTGCGGTCGAGGTCGAGGATGTGCAGCCGGCCCATGCGCAACAGCGCGGGCGGGAACTCTTCGAAGCGATTGCCGTAGAGCCAGAGGCCACGCAAGCCGGTCATGCGCGGCAGCTCGGCGGGCAGCGCGCGCAGCCGGTTGTCGCCCATCTGCAGCGATTGCAGCGCCACCAGGCGCAACAACGGCCGCGGAAAGCGCCGCAGGAAGTTGCCTTCGATCCAGAGGCAGCGCAGGCTCTGCAGCTGCGCAAAGTCGGGTGGCAGCGCCAGCAGACGGTTGCCGCCCAGGTAGAGACGCGTGAGGCGCGGTAGGCGACACAGGCCGTCGGGCAGGCGCTCCAGCTTGTTGAAGTCGAGCGCCAGGATGCGCAGCTCGCGCAGCTCCTCGATCTCCTCGGGAAGCTCGCGCAGCCCGGTGCCGCTCACATACAGCTTCTGCAAGCGGCTCAATGCGCACACGGCGCTAGGCAGCCGCCGCAACCGCCGCCCGCTCAGCTCCAGCTGCTGCTCGCCGCTGCGCAGCTGCTCCTCGGCGTCCGACGGCAGCTCGTCCGGCGTGGACTCTGCGATGCCCATGGTCACGGGCCCCGGCCCGGGACGCCGCTGCCACCACCCGGCATCGCCACGCCCTGGCCGCCCCGACGGGGCCCGGGCCGCTCCGGCCTCGGGGGCCCCCCGCCCCGGCCTGCCTGTGTGCCGGGAGGGGGGCCGTGCCGAGCCGAGAGGAGGCGCCCGCCTGGGCCCCGCCGCCCCGCACCGCGTTCGGCCGCCCGCCCTTCGGCCTCCCCCGCTGCCTCCGCCGGAGGCCGACTGGCTGGAGTTCGAGCTGACTTGCAGCTTAGCGACCCGTCGCCCTGGCAACCCCCGACGCGCGTGCGGCTGCCAATAGGCAGAGGGagggcggggtggggcggggccaAGGAGGACCGTGAGAAGGGTCCTGAAGCTGAAGCTGGTCCCTGGATAGCTAGCCTATCCGTGAGCCAGCCCGAGCCCAGGCGGCCGCTGAGCGCAAACCCGTCACAGGGCTAGCCCCGACGTCCGACGCTGTCTACACTTGCCGCAGCGGGCCATTTGGTTGGTGTAGCTGTGTGTGCTTCAGGGAAAGTGGGCCCATAAGGAAGAAACCTGGGACtgaaaaaagggaggagggataCTGGAGAAGTACCTGAAGGCGAGGTCACTCACTTTCCCCCTCCACACCCGACGTCCAGCGGCGTGCGACCAGTCTCCCAGTTGGGGTCACTTCAGGAGAGTAACTCGGAACAATATTATGTTCTGGTCTTTTTTAGATCTGAGGATTTGTGGGACTATGCTTGGCTCCGCCCTCGCCGGAGTCCGCCCATTGCTGGTGCTCTAACACCCGCTCATACCCAAGCCCCTCCCATAATACCCAAGGTCTATGTGTGGCCATGGTGAGCAGAGGACTGGGACAAGTACCTACCTTTGAGTGGCACCGACAACAATCATCTTGGTTCTATGACTCCCTGCTCTCACTagcctcctcccctttctctctgccaGAGCTCCACGTGTCTGTCACTTTGCCAAAAGCTACTTCCCATACTTTAAAGAAAGAGGCATTGAGCAAGGATCAAAGGCATTAAGCTTTGGTTGACCAGAAAAGCTGGCGTTTGAAGCCAGGCAGTGTGACTCAAGAACCCAACTCCTAAGCATACACCTTCccagtaaaagaaaacacagcattCCACCCACCCCTCCAGTGAGTTTTTCCTCAACAGAGTCTCTGACTCACAATGCAAAAACTAAGAAAGGAATTATTAATCCCACAGAAATGAGGAGGAAAGCGGCCTCCTGAGATTAGAAAAACCTGCTTGAGGGTTGTACAAGGGACAAGAGTTTGTACCGTGAGCGCTCAGTCAGCAGACCactttctcctccctgccccacccccaccttctctAGGACCTAGCTGTCAGACCTTAGTGTCCTCCAATCCATCCATACTGCCATGAAATTTTGAAACTAGGACAATGGAAGGAGGACACATTGGTTCACCTCTATAATCCCAGCTGATCAGCCAGCCTGGAGAAACAACACAGCAAAAGCCCAGGggtgtggctcctgcctgtaattccagatctTTCCCGGCAGAAACAAGAGGATTTctgcaagttcaaagtcatcctaagCTATATAGTGGCTTAAGGCTAATGAGatatatagcaagaccttgtctcagaatgGGGAGTGGGCAATAAAAGGGGGGGCGTAGAGTGCTCACATCTATTAGCCCAGCTATGTTAACCAGACTGGGCAGCATAGTAAGAACCtatctgaaaatagaaaatagtgaTAAAtatacagaaaggaaggaagggctgggaATGTCCGTGCAATTGCGTGTATTTTTGACAAATGTGTGTACCTTTGCTATGTCACAGTTGGGGTTTTTCCCCCTTTTGTCTAAGCTTTTGTACCTTTGTTTTAGTTACAGAGTTTCATATAACTCAAACTGTCCTCCAACTCAATAGATGGCCAAATTTCTGTTCTTCccacctccttagtgctgggattacaggtgtgcatcaccatgtccTGATTATATGGTGCTGGTGATCAAATCcagcacatgctaggcaagcactgtgaTAACTGAGCTCTACCCCAGCATCGTGTTCTATTCCTACGATTCAGACGTCCCTCacacctcttccctctcccagagGCCACCTTGATCATGACCTCTATTATCAGGGGTCAACTTTGCTTGCTCTTGAATTTcctagggatgacaccacccagcAGATTCTTTTTCACTCCTGGCTTCTCCTTTTCTGATCTTTAATAGATATTTGTTAGCAGAACAATAACAGTGGTCTTCGAGAAAGAGGTTTCTTGGGGTGAGATGATAACAGAACAGCCATGGAGCTCCACCCTGGGGGAAACTAATAAAATGATGAGGTGCCCCAGCCAAGGTAAGGGTCAAGCCAGAAAAAGTCAAGCCCAAACATCAGTTCCCAGATGGATGGATTCTCAGCCCCAGCTAGACAGGGTTCAAGTTCCTCAAGTACTCAGACCTTGTTAAGTCCCAACCCAACACTCTTCTCACATGGAAGGATCTCGTGAAGGAAGTGGGCATTTAGATACTAGGAATCCAGGGCAAACCCAGCCAGGCATGAATATTCcccaaccaccccccccccatatcccTTCAGCGCTTTTACCAAGGGACATTCGATGTGGAGGAGGGAATGCAGTCAACCCACCCTCACCACATGCTCAGGCTGGCACTGCAACACCAGGCAGCCCTCCTGGACTTGTAGGCATCCAAGCAGCCCTATGAGTGCCTCCGCTAGGGTACCGGCCAGGCACTGCTCCTGGGAATGGGAGCGAGGAGGCcagccctctgcctcctctgggtCTTTTTCATGTTCTGGGTAGATCCTGTACCTTTACCTCCCACCAGGCCcttctcagtgggtaaaggtaaaATGTGCTGCGCTCAAGGCCCACGCAGATCGGCAGTGAAGCAATCATCTCAATGAGTCATGCTGGCGCTGTGAGCGCCTGATCCCTGTTGAGTTGTCGCTAATGAATTAGATTCACCCCCAGCATGGGCTCCCCCCAACCTTTCCCCACTCCCAGGAAAGCAGGAAACTGAGACCTGCAAGGAGCCAGGGCTGTGACAACTCCAGGTTCCGGCCTAGACCCAGCCATGCCCTCTGCCCCCCGCCCCAAACTGCAAAAATACCCAAAAGACAGATCCCCAGCCTTCAAAATGGTCTTTCTATTACCAACCACAAGCTATAACAATATTACCCACCCTCAGATCTATATGAAGGGTTGTTTTAAACACAAAAACAGCCCAGTGCTCTCTGTGATAAATGCCTCTGTACCTAGTCTCCAGCATTCATGATTGTTCACATTTTCTTATGCTTGTtctaaatctgttttcttttaaataaaaaaatgaaaaaaatgacaaacataCAGAATGAGGCTTTTGTATCCCCTCCTGTGTCCCTGAAGCACCTCCCTCCTGCtgaccctgccctgccctgagcCAGGACCACTGGCTGCTTGCTGAGACTGAAATAATCACAGAATGTCACATTATTGAAGATTCTTAGAAAGCAGACTCCAGCTTATTAGAACCAGTTGGGAAATGTCAGGACATAAGGGGGCTTATCACCTCTGGGAGGTTATGCTCTTTATGTCTGCAAGAAGCTGGAGACCCTGGCTTCCAGAAGCCCTTCAGAAAGGACTCACCCACTGATCCGTTCATGGTCTCCTGGAGACCTAATCTAATTATTTCACTTAGGAAAAGGAATGATGGCATTCTTCACACCACAGAGCTGTCCCCTTACCTGCACCAGGCAGAACTGAACTGGGGTATTTACTTTAAGGTGTTTACTCAAAAAAAGCATCAAATACCCACTGCTAGGCCTGGGCACTGGGGGTTGCTATGGATATGCACACCAGGGCAAAAAGTCTGTACCTCTGTGGGTATTCTGCCAGTGGGGATAGTCAACTAAAAGGAAGCCGAGTGATGGTCAGGTCATGGAGaagtgtgggggctgggggtggagaaTGCCTCTGTGAGAGCAGAGCACTGAGCCAGGACAAGAGGAGGTAAAAGTGAGGTGCACAGGTGTGCATCCCTAAAGGTGGTCAGGGGGGTGCAACTGGGCCTGGGCATTACAGATCAGCTCAGGAGCTTTCAGGGGCTTTGGAGCTACCAGGATTGTGACTGCAGATGAGGCAAGGAGGGAAggtaaggaggaagaggaggaagaagaggaggagaaggaggaggaggaggggggggggcaccTGGCTTTGGTGTTGACTTTGGATCCAAGGTCACTGCCTGACTCTGAGCAGAGATCATGCATTTGAACAACAGCTGCAGGAAGAAGCCTGCATGGTATATCCCCCTCTCATCTTGGCTCTCTCCCACACGCTAATGAGCGTTGTCATTTACTGAGCACCTACGGGCTGTCTAATTTACCCTTCACTGCCAATCCTCCAGGCAGGTACTGTATCCCCCACCAGCCTCCCACTCTACAGatgaaacagattcagagagggTAAGAAGCTTgagcaaggtcacacagctgggaagAGTCAGAGCTGAGATGCAGATCCATCTTATCAAGACGACAAAACTTTTCATACCTTGCATCATTGACTCACTTGGctgagagaaatcaaagaaactaCTCAGTGTGCCCAAATGCTTGCCCTCAGCCTGAAACAGCAAGATTTCCAGGAGTGCCCCCACTTGAAGATTTTGCTGTCGCTGGAGAGGACAAGAGTgttgaagaaacagaaacacccCCACTTCCTCTGAGCATGAGGGCTTCAGCGTATTTGCCTAACTGAGGGATGGAGTGATCGATCCTACAACTGAGAGGACAGACCTCAGAATCCCAAAGCAGTTTCAAAAGAACGAAGAGGACCCCAAGTCCAGGAGACCCAGGTTCAGGATTTCCTGGTACCAAATTACCGGCAGTCTCTAGCCTACTGTTATCCCAGAGCCCCGAGGTGCACGAATAATGGAAAggctctgggggcgggggaggaatggggcagtctctgccaccgacctcctccagccccatgaaaCGTGAGCCCAGGTGTGGCTTTCAGATCACGGTCCATAGAAACCTAGTGTGCAGTCACTTTTCCTACTGTTATCCCAGAGCCCCGAGGTGCACGGATGTTGGAAAGGCACTCGCAGGGCTGGGTCAGTCTCTGCCACCAATCTCCTCCAGCCCGATGAAACGTGAGCCCAGGTGTGGCTTTCAGATCATGTTCCATGGAACCCTAGTGCGCAGTCACTTAGCTACACTGTTGAAAGATGAGTTTTCTCCTTCCTATTCCACCTTCCACCTGGCTCCACCCCCTCGGACAACCGAGCTGCAGCAACAGAGGTCAAAGGAGTCTGATGACGGGAGTGACTGACTTGGTACTCCAGGCTATCGCTGTGGATCCTAGTGGGCCGCCGTGTTGCCGAATGAATTCCTGATTAGGTGACCCTGATTATCCGATTGAAGAGTAAGGATGTGAGCTCCAGTAGAGTAGGGAGCCTCTCTGTCTTATGTTCATTTGAACTCCTCATTCTCTCTGAACCTCAATTCTTACACCTGCAGAATGAGCCTGAACTAAGTCGGGAGGGGGGCCACTTGCCTGGCCTCAAAACCGAAAGGACATTAGTTGGTAAAATACTTGTCTCAAAAGCATAGGGACCTGAATCTAatctccagaactcatgtaaaaaagctgtgtgtggtgggatATGCTTGAagcctcagcactgggaaggcagaggcagatggatagatggagcCCTAGGGCTAACGGGCCATCCGGGCCAACTTGGCAAGTTCCACgaaagtgagagaccctgttcaaaaaaaaagaaagaaagaaaagaaaggaaggaaggaaggaaggaaggaaggaaggaaggaaggaaggaaggaaggaaggaaggaaggaaggaaggaaggaaagaaaagccaggtgGACTCTGAGGAACAATATtccagttgtcctttgacctccaaaaCCATACCAAATATAAACAGTGAGGGTGAGAGCTAAAAACCCTGTCTGTAAATAGTAACTATTTCCCTGCAGTGTGTtaggtgcacacatatatgcagagagGCTCTGGAGTGTCAGGTGTGTAGGTCCATCCCCAGTTATGTATGCAGATTCTAGGGTTtctcttctactctctctctctctctctctctctctctctctctgtgtgtgtgtgtgtgtaaaggcacACCTGGGGGAAGTGTTGTTCGTGTGGGTGCACGTGCATGCAGAGGCCCACAGTTGAGGTTGAGAGTCATCCTTGCTCACTCTTCCTTTACTCaatgaggcaaggtctctctcacTCAAGCCCAGGGCTGCTTCTAGCGATcctgtgtctctgccttctgaggatAGAATTACAGGGAGGAACTACCTGCAGCCCCATCCAGCAGTTATCTaaattctggggatccaaactccaaACTATCCAGTCCCCATGCTTTCAGGAGgcaagtgctctgaccactgagccatctgcccagccagCCCCTAattctagggatttgaactcaggacttcacacTTGATCAGCAAGCTCTTACCTGTTTAGCCATCTGCCAACCCAATTTCTGGCACTTTCTAAAGTGTGGTGTCCTCCTGCTGACCTCCAGTGTCAAGTCCACAATGGGCAGAGCCGCACTGCCCTGGGGATCTACACAAAGCTCTCAGGGCTGGGTGGCTGGTCAAGAGAGGCATTAACTCAGGATCCGCTGTTCCTCGGAAGACACTTCCTTACATCCATCCTCCTCCATTCACAAGCTGAACTGGCCTCCCAGCCTACTGCTCTCCAGGGGAACAGAACAAAGAAGCAAATCCTCAGCTCAGAGTTGCAAAAAAAGGCTTTGAAATCCAGAGCCTAAACTACAGAGTGTTACAACAGCCAGggctggaaggagaaaaagaatgtttGTAGGTCCAAAAGCCTGCCTTTGAACTTGAAAAGCAGACAGGCAATGCCTATAAGCCCTGGAGAGGGGCAGCATGCAGCATCTCGGAAGCCAGGATTCTACCCAGGAGAATATCCAGGCTAGACCTGcagatgagagagaagggaagcagCCTGGGTCACACAGGTGTCGAGGAAAGAGGTCTAGGGGGATCATGAAAGAAGCCCCAGCTCTGGG from Mus caroli chromosome 19, CAROLI_EIJ_v1.1, whole genome shotgun sequence encodes the following:
- the Lrrc10b gene encoding leucine-rich repeat-containing protein 10B encodes the protein MGIAESTPDELPSDAEEQLRSGEQQLELSGRRLRRLPSAVCALSRLQKLYVSGTGLRELPEEIEELRELRILALDFNKLERLPDGLCRLPRLTRLYLGGNRLLALPPDFAQLQSLRCLWIEGNFLRRFPRPLLRLVALQSLQMGDNRLRALPAELPRMTGLRGLWLYGNRFEEFPPALLRMGRLHILDLDRNRLGGFPDLHPLRALRVFSYDHNPVTGPPRVADTVFLVGEGAVERMAERDEPIPRPPARRPTRAFEDEEEEDLLIGGAGPRALGPARDSLRALEAPPGLGT